Below is a genomic region from Citrobacter tructae.
CAATTATCGAAAGCCAGTCACTGTCACGATTACGCCCCTTACGCACAATTTTCTGGCGAAAGCGCCCTTCATAGACAAACCCTAAGCGCTCCGCAGCCCGACGAGACGCAACGTTCAGCGAGTCGCATTTCCACTCTACGCGGCGATATCCGAGGGCAAATGCCTGACGCAGCAGCAGCCAGACGGTTTCCGTACCCAACACCGTATTTTTCATGCGTGGCGACCAGGTCACATGGCCAATTTCAACCGAGCCATTCTCACGGTCTATCGCCATAAAACACACCAGCCCGACGGCGCGCCCAGAGCGTAAATCGATAACCGCGTAGGGAACCAGCGCGGCATCCGTGGATTTTCCCGCTACCCAGAGGGACGCTGCCGCAACGCTCGTCGGCCGCTTGCTGGCAAGCCAGGTCCAGTCCCGCTCATCAGGCGCTTGTGCATAGGCGTCAAACAGATCGGCGGCATGGCTGTCGGCATCCAGCACGTCAAGACGGCAATAGCGTCCTTCCAGTACTCCTCGCGGCAGCACTGATGCCCCGCGCCAGTCCGGCAGCGCATCGCCTACCGTCTGTCCATAATCATTTAATTCCGGCACGGTTCCCCCCTGTTACGAAAGCAAAAAATAGTTATAGCACCTGTCATTTTGCGTTCAAAGCGCGGGATGTCGATTTCCCCTGTCGTACGGGAAATCCACATCCCTTCTATACTGATTAAAAATCAATGCTAAAGGGGACGCTATGTCACTACCCGACTTTCATGTCTCTGAACGTTTTACACTGGGTATCGAGCTGGAAATGCAGGTGGTTAACCCGCCAGGATATGACCTGAGTCAGGACTCATCTCAGCTGATTGATGCCGTAAAACCACAGCTCACTGCCGGGGAAGTGAAGCACGATAT
It encodes:
- a CDS encoding GNAT family N-acetyltransferase; this encodes MPELNDYGQTVGDALPDWRGASVLPRGVLEGRYCRLDVLDADSHAADLFDAYAQAPDERDWTWLASKRPTSVAAASLWVAGKSTDAALVPYAVIDLRSGRAVGLVCFMAIDRENGSVEIGHVTWSPRMKNTVLGTETVWLLLRQAFALGYRRVEWKCDSLNVASRRAAERLGFVYEGRFRQKIVRKGRNRDSDWLSIIDGEWPQCDAVLQRWLAADNFDENGQQRRSLAEFATRSLHKV